The following is a genomic window from Candidatus Omnitrophota bacterium.
TACGCGAGCCATCTGCCGACCCTGAAGCTCCATAGTCCTTCGCGTTCTGTTTTGTTTATGAAACTTATGTAATCCAAAACATCCTTGCGGTCATCTTCGCCTATTTCTAAAAACCTCGCGCCGACATCAAACAGGTCGGTGCCCTTGACAGGCCTCGCCCAGACGGTCTTCAGGCGCGCCTTTATTGACTTGCCGAACACCGGCATATTAATTTCTATCTCAAGATTTTGCCCGATGGTGAGAGGATCTTTAACGCGGAGCAGGAGCCCGTCTAAGCTGATGTTGCGAGACACAGAGGCAACCGGCATTGTTGACTCGGATGCCCCCTGAGGCCTGTATTTGACAAGGAAATAGA
Proteins encoded in this region:
- a CDS encoding PilZ domain-containing protein translates to MKKQNKRQFPRTPIYFLVKYRPQGASESTMPVASVSRNISLDGLLLRVKDPLTIGQNLEIEINMPVFGKSIKARLKTVWARPVKGTDLFDVGARFLEIGEDDRKDVLDYISFINKTEREGLWSFRVGRWLAYLKRVFRKDGGAI